In the Paraflavitalea devenefica genome, one interval contains:
- a CDS encoding DUF6056 family protein, with amino-acid sequence MKKLTWLTGLLLLIFLILIAWLCFFQFPSQDDFAGSYLEKKYGLGGAIQWYLREKNGRFTSIPVFLTISSSKSLLSQYGLLLLGFLITTFCCLFFFVRICSRRLFEPVLNGLQIAGISAMMLLVFLDTVPEVSSFIYWVATSVTYLVPFAFFLLLICAYFSLFKAPPKRKWLQMIIICVATCLLGGCNEIMLFYVCALPFLIGLTILGSGKRVPVQIIVIAILAILLLIASVLIPGNDARAGHFVQNQSWATSVAGATFRTWQTVQCIFSSSLFYLSCLGILIASGYLKPPVVAWFASKKSNWLAETGCVVGMIFCFNLVIRQIGGEIVPPRATNIIVCISLLGFWWIMLMNAARIQQLLRVIHDNRHLVLPVFSLAYCLALIGSEFSSQLMKNLVEAPLHAAVLKQREAVIFREKANGKNLATIKPYQEEVALLIKEKYKDKGNFVMDEFTMPPSFSYFQDEPNKKEYAYFYAEYYGIDTIASTNGKFVRWGLLRNSRK; translated from the coding sequence ATGAAAAAACTAACATGGCTTACGGGATTACTGCTCCTTATTTTCCTTATCCTCATTGCCTGGCTCTGCTTTTTCCAGTTTCCGTCACAGGATGATTTTGCAGGCAGCTACCTGGAAAAGAAATATGGCCTGGGTGGGGCTATACAATGGTACCTGCGTGAAAAGAATGGACGATTCACCAGTATTCCTGTTTTTCTGACGATCAGCTCCTCAAAGTCTTTGCTAAGCCAATATGGCCTTCTTCTTCTTGGCTTTCTGATCACTACCTTTTGCTGCCTTTTTTTCTTTGTAAGGATATGTAGCAGGCGTTTGTTTGAACCTGTCCTGAATGGTCTGCAAATAGCTGGAATTTCGGCCATGATGTTGCTGGTATTTCTTGATACTGTACCTGAAGTATCCTCTTTTATTTACTGGGTGGCTACCAGTGTTACCTACCTGGTGCCATTTGCCTTTTTTTTACTGTTGATCTGCGCCTATTTTTCGTTGTTCAAAGCTCCACCCAAACGCAAATGGTTGCAGATGATCATCATTTGCGTGGCTACCTGCCTGCTGGGTGGTTGCAACGAAATCATGTTATTCTACGTTTGTGCCTTACCCTTTTTAATTGGTCTTACCATCCTTGGTTCGGGCAAGCGGGTTCCTGTGCAGATCATTGTTATCGCCATCCTGGCTATATTGCTGTTGATAGCGTCTGTGCTAATACCGGGCAACGACGCACGTGCGGGCCATTTTGTACAAAATCAATCCTGGGCCACGTCTGTAGCCGGCGCAACTTTCCGTACCTGGCAAACCGTACAGTGCATTTTCTCCAGTTCCTTGTTCTATCTGAGCTGCCTGGGTATTCTTATCGCTTCGGGTTATCTTAAGCCACCGGTCGTTGCCTGGTTTGCTTCCAAAAAAAGCAACTGGCTTGCAGAGACAGGTTGTGTAGTGGGAATGATATTTTGTTTTAATCTGGTGATAAGGCAGATAGGTGGCGAAATCGTTCCCCCACGTGCCACTAATATTATAGTCTGCATCAGCCTGCTGGGATTTTGGTGGATAATGCTGATGAATGCGGCCCGGATACAGCAGCTTCTACGTGTTATACATGACAACCGGCATCTGGTACTTCCTGTTTTTTCTTTGGCATACTGCCTTGCACTGATAGGGTCGGAATTTTCATCGCAGTTGATGAAGAACCTGGTGGAAGCCCCTTTACATGCTGCCGTATTGAAACAAAGAGAGGCCGTGATCTTTCGCGAAAAAGCCAATGGAAAGAATCTGGCAACTATAAAACCCTACCAGGAAGAAGTGGCGCTTCTCATTAAGGAAAAGTATAAGGATAAAGGCAATTTCGTTATGGATGAATTTACAATGCCTCCTTCCTTTTCTTATTTTCAAGACGAACCCAACAAGAAGGAATATGCTTATTTTTATGCTGAATACTATGGAATAGATACCATAGCGAGTACAAATGGCAAATTTGTAAGATGGGGCCTGTTGCGTAATAGTCGGAAATAA
- a CDS encoding glycosyltransferase yields MISIVLPVYNECKRLEEGLPDLITVLKAQNIDYELIIVDDGSESGERIGEIARHHTCSYIRNEQNAGKGMAVKRGVMAAAGDIILFMDGDFPFHLSIIHEIMGKLQTEYVVIGDRTLPGSRFPDTLSSSRKWGSRILSWIISNLYVKGIRDSQCGIKGFRAPIAKAVFSKATLTSFAFDVEILFITRKNNYHIARLPVHVFPQPTTSVKVMKDGLLMLLGLVRILINDLSGKYRIDE; encoded by the coding sequence ATGATCAGTATCGTATTGCCTGTTTATAATGAATGCAAGAGGCTGGAAGAGGGGTTACCCGACCTGATTACTGTATTGAAAGCTCAAAATATTGATTATGAGTTGATTATTGTTGATGATGGTTCTGAGTCCGGTGAGCGGATAGGGGAGATTGCCCGTCATCATACCTGTAGCTACATCCGGAATGAGCAGAATGCAGGAAAAGGGATGGCTGTTAAAAGAGGGGTGATGGCTGCTGCGGGCGATATCATCCTGTTCATGGACGGCGATTTCCCCTTCCACCTTTCCATCATTCATGAAATAATGGGTAAACTGCAAACGGAATATGTGGTCATTGGCGACAGGACTTTACCAGGGTCCCGGTTTCCCGATACGCTTAGCAGTTCCAGGAAATGGGGTAGCCGTATCCTTTCGTGGATCATCAGTAATTTGTATGTTAAAGGGATCAGGGATAGTCAATGCGGAATAAAAGGTTTCAGGGCCCCTATAGCGAAAGCAGTGTTTAGCAAGGCTACGCTTACCTCTTTTGCTTTTGATGTGGAAATATTGTTTATTACCAGGAAAAATAATTATCACATTGCAAGGCTCCCCGTTCATGTGTTTCCACAGCCAACCACTTCTGTGAAAGTAATGAAAGACGGACTGTTGATGTTACTTGGCCTGGTCAGGATCTTAATCAATGATCTAAGCGGAAAATATCGCATTGATGAATAG
- a CDS encoding class I SAM-dependent methyltransferase: MNRKWTNIIRFLMDECVPPIIRDNKWFMYPFYYWAYRGKHVTTLMDFKQKYFEWDPAQLQQFYEKIHSISSDRQTDVSANGIRIIMDHCSEQVESVLDVGCGKGHLLGLIKQAYPGIELHGADFVTRKLPENISFVMAEATCLPFADKAFDLVLCTHTIEHIYKARELVKELKRVARKKIIIITPKQRYFYYTLDEHILFFPQKELLTNLVEMEKYDCSNIEGDWVYIGYMPVKS, translated from the coding sequence ATGAATAGGAAATGGACAAACATTATCCGGTTTTTAATGGATGAATGTGTTCCTCCCATTATCAGGGACAACAAATGGTTCATGTATCCATTTTACTATTGGGCTTACAGGGGTAAGCATGTTACTACCCTGATGGATTTTAAGCAAAAGTATTTTGAATGGGACCCGGCACAATTGCAGCAATTCTATGAAAAGATCCATTCCATCTCATCCGACAGGCAAACTGATGTTTCCGCAAACGGTATCCGGATCATCATGGATCATTGCAGCGAACAGGTGGAATCGGTGCTGGATGTTGGCTGTGGAAAAGGTCACCTGCTTGGGCTAATAAAACAAGCTTATCCCGGAATAGAACTCCATGGGGCAGATTTCGTGACCAGGAAGTTACCTGAAAATATATCGTTTGTAATGGCAGAGGCGACCTGTTTGCCGTTTGCCGATAAGGCCTTTGACCTGGTTCTTTGTACGCACACTATTGAACATATTTATAAGGCCCGCGAATTGGTAAAAGAGCTTAAAAGGGTTGCCAGGAAAAAGATCATTATCATTACGCCGAAACAGCGTTATTTTTACTATACTTTGGATGAACATATTCTTTTTTTCCCTCAAAAGGAATTGTTGACGAATTTGGTAGAAATGGAAAAATATGACTGTTCAAACATTGAAGGGGACTGGGTATATATTGGCTATATGCCCGTAAAAAGCTAG
- a CDS encoding tyrosine-type recombinase/integrase, translating into MAISDHNALEAFIAYLTFEKRYSRHTVLAYQDDLQEFTKFLADQFEMVNPALTEISASMIRSWLAALKEENKSARTINRKISSLKSFFKYHLRRGNLEKTPMSSVTAPKISKKLPQYVEQQDMNTLFSHVEFPDTWRGHTDRLLLSIFYNTGMRLSELVNLRESQVNAAGNTLKILGKGNKERLVPVSPELIASIQGYISRKRSELKTPDTTYLLVNEKGKKLAPRSVYQSVNNWLKTVTTIDKKSPHVLRHTFATHLMNNGADINAVKELLGHSSLAATQIYTHNTIEKLKDVYKKAHPKA; encoded by the coding sequence ATGGCAATAAGCGATCATAATGCCCTGGAAGCGTTCATAGCCTACCTCACCTTCGAAAAAAGGTATTCCCGGCACACTGTGCTGGCCTATCAGGATGATCTGCAGGAGTTTACCAAATTCCTGGCCGATCAATTTGAAATGGTAAACCCCGCCCTGACGGAGATCTCAGCCTCCATGATCAGGAGCTGGCTGGCCGCCCTGAAAGAAGAGAACAAGTCGGCTAGAACCATCAATCGTAAGATATCCTCCCTCAAGTCTTTCTTCAAATACCATTTACGGCGGGGCAACCTGGAAAAAACGCCCATGAGCAGTGTTACAGCCCCTAAGATCAGTAAAAAACTGCCGCAATATGTGGAACAGCAGGACATGAATACCCTGTTTAGCCACGTGGAATTTCCCGACACCTGGCGGGGGCATACCGACAGACTGCTCCTGTCCATTTTCTATAATACCGGCATGCGCCTGTCGGAGCTCGTAAACCTCCGGGAAAGCCAGGTAAATGCGGCCGGAAACACCCTGAAGATCCTGGGCAAAGGCAACAAGGAACGCCTGGTGCCGGTAAGCCCGGAATTAATAGCGTCCATACAAGGCTATATCAGCCGGAAAAGAAGCGAACTGAAAACGCCGGATACGACTTACCTGCTGGTAAATGAAAAAGGCAAAAAACTGGCGCCGAGGTCTGTATATCAGTCTGTAAATAACTGGCTGAAAACAGTTACCACGATCGATAAAAAGAGCCCGCACGTATTGCGCCATACCTTTGCTACCCACCTCATGAATAATGGCGCCGATATCAATGCTGTTAAAGAATTACTGGGGCATTCCAGCCTTGCTGCTACACAGATCTACACACACAACACCATCGAGAAGCTAAAGGATGTGTACAAAAAGGCACATCCCAAAGCATAA
- a CDS encoding HPF/RaiA family ribosome-associated protein: MNVNIQTVRFTPDVKLVDYVNKKLQKLNTFHDRIIKVDVFLKLDNVVHNIKDKIAEIRVQIPRYQFFVKASSKSFEESFDNALDSLVNQVKRKKEKQAA, encoded by the coding sequence ATGAACGTCAACATTCAGACCGTGCGTTTTACTCCCGATGTAAAACTGGTAGATTATGTTAACAAAAAACTTCAAAAACTCAACACTTTTCATGACCGCATTATCAAGGTAGATGTGTTTCTAAAGCTGGATAATGTAGTTCACAACATCAAAGATAAAATCGCAGAAATACGCGTCCAGATACCCCGGTACCAGTTCTTTGTAAAAGCATCCTCCAAGTCATTTGAAGAGTCTTTCGACAATGCGCTGGACTCCCTGGTAAACCAGGTCAAAAGAAAAAAAGAAAAGCAAGCAGCTTAA
- the tuf gene encoding elongation factor Tu, with protein sequence MSKETFKRDKPHVNVGTIGHIDHGKTTLTAAITTILSTRGMAQAKKYDEIDAAPEEKERGITINTAHVEYQTANRHYAHVDCPGHADYVKNMITGAAQMDGAILVVAATDGPMPQTKEHILLARQVGVPRMVVFMNKVDLVDDPELLELVEMEIRELLTFYGFDGDNTPIIKGSATGALAGEEKWVKAIDELMEAVDTYIPLPPRPVDQPFLMSVEDVFSITGRGTVATGRIERGRIKVGEAIEIVGLMDAPLSSTVTGVEMFRKLLDQGEAGDNAGLLLRGIEKNQIRRGMVLVKPGSITPHTEFKGEVYVLSKEEGGRHTPFFNKYRPQFYFRTTDVTGEVELPAGTEMVMPGDNTSLTVKLIQPIAMEKGLKFAIREGGRTVGAGQVTDIIK encoded by the coding sequence ATGTCAAAAGAGACTTTTAAGAGGGATAAACCTCACGTTAACGTTGGTACCATTGGCCACATTGACCACGGTAAAACCACCCTTACTGCTGCTATCACTACCATCTTGTCTACAAGAGGTATGGCGCAGGCGAAAAAATATGATGAAATTGATGCCGCACCTGAAGAAAAAGAGCGTGGTATCACCATCAATACCGCACACGTGGAATACCAAACGGCCAATCGTCACTATGCCCACGTTGACTGTCCTGGTCACGCTGACTATGTGAAGAACATGATTACCGGTGCTGCCCAGATGGACGGCGCTATCCTGGTTGTGGCGGCTACAGACGGTCCTATGCCCCAAACAAAAGAGCACATCCTGCTGGCTCGTCAGGTAGGTGTTCCCCGTATGGTGGTTTTCATGAACAAAGTTGACCTGGTTGATGACCCCGAGTTACTCGAACTGGTGGAAATGGAAATTCGTGAACTGTTGACTTTCTATGGTTTCGACGGAGATAATACACCTATCATAAAAGGTTCTGCTACCGGCGCTCTGGCTGGTGAAGAAAAATGGGTAAAAGCTATCGACGAGCTGATGGAAGCTGTTGATACTTACATCCCGCTGCCTCCCCGTCCTGTTGATCAGCCGTTCCTGATGAGTGTGGAAGACGTATTCTCCATCACTGGTCGTGGTACTGTTGCTACTGGTCGTATCGAGCGTGGTCGTATTAAAGTAGGTGAAGCCATCGAGATCGTAGGTCTGATGGATGCTCCCCTGTCTTCTACTGTAACAGGTGTGGAAATGTTCCGCAAACTCCTGGATCAGGGTGAAGCTGGTGACAACGCTGGTCTGCTGTTACGTGGTATTGAAAAGAACCAAATTCGTCGTGGAATGGTACTGGTAAAACCAGGTTCTATCACTCCGCACACTGAATTCAAAGGCGAAGTTTACGTACTGAGCAAAGAAGAAGGTGGCCGTCACACGCCGTTCTTTAACAAATACCGTCCTCAGTTCTATTTCCGTACTACCGACGTAACTGGCGAGGTTGAATTACCTGCTGGTACTGAGATGGTAATGCCTGGCGATAACACTTCACTGACTGTGAAACTGATCCAACCCATCGCGATGGAGAAAGGTCTGAAATTCGCTATCCGTGAAGGTGGCCGTACAGTAGGTGCCGGTCAGGTTACTGATATCATAAAATAA
- the secE gene encoding preprotein translocase subunit SecE codes for MNKVTTYFQESYKELVEKVTWPTWAQLQQSTMIVLVATLLITALVWVMDLAAQTGLNFIYSLFK; via the coding sequence ATGAACAAAGTAACAACCTACTTCCAGGAATCGTACAAGGAGTTGGTGGAAAAAGTAACCTGGCCTACCTGGGCGCAACTGCAGCAATCTACTATGATTGTGCTGGTGGCTACCCTGCTCATTACAGCCCTTGTGTGGGTAATGGACCTCGCTGCCCAAACCGGCCTTAATTTTATCTATTCATTATTCAAATAA
- the nusG gene encoding transcription termination/antitermination protein NusG, protein MENQTIQQQETKWYVLRVVSGKERKVKEYLDKEISRGGWGEVVKQVFLPVEKVYKVQNGKKVMRERNYYPGYVMIEVTEGKLSDDLREAIKNTTSVIHFLGKENPIALRKAEVNKMLGKMDEMAEAGGVSMIEPFIVGETIKIIEGPFNDFNGIIEEVNDEKKKLKVTVKIFGRSTPVELNYMQVEKLS, encoded by the coding sequence ATGGAAAATCAAACTATTCAACAACAGGAAACTAAATGGTATGTGCTCCGCGTGGTGAGTGGAAAAGAGCGCAAGGTGAAGGAGTACCTGGATAAAGAGATTTCCCGTGGCGGATGGGGAGAGGTTGTAAAACAGGTTTTTCTTCCGGTAGAGAAAGTATACAAAGTACAGAACGGAAAAAAAGTAATGCGGGAAAGGAACTACTATCCCGGTTACGTGATGATCGAGGTAACAGAAGGAAAACTGTCCGACGATTTGCGCGAAGCCATCAAAAATACCACCAGTGTGATCCACTTCCTCGGTAAGGAAAATCCCATTGCGTTGCGTAAAGCCGAAGTCAATAAAATGCTCGGCAAAATGGATGAAATGGCAGAAGCCGGCGGTGTTAGCATGATCGAGCCATTCATCGTTGGTGAAACCATCAAGATCATCGAAGGACCATTCAACGACTTCAATGGTATTATTGAAGAGGTGAACGATGAGAAGAAGAAACTGAAAGTAACCGTAAAAATATTCGGCCGTTCTACGCCTGTTGAGCTCAACTACATGCAGGTAGAAAAACTAAGCTGA
- the rplK gene encoding 50S ribosomal protein L11 encodes MAKEITGFVKLQAKGGQANPAPPIGPALGSKGINIMEFCKQFNARTQDKIGKVLPVLITVYSDKSFDFVIKTPPAAVQLLEAAKLQSGSKEPNRNKVGKVNWNQVEAIAKDKMPDLNCFTLESAMKMVAGTARSMGLTVDGKAPWEN; translated from the coding sequence ATGGCTAAAGAAATTACCGGCTTCGTAAAGCTACAGGCAAAAGGTGGTCAGGCCAATCCGGCGCCTCCTATCGGACCTGCCTTGGGTTCCAAAGGTATCAATATCATGGAATTCTGTAAGCAGTTCAACGCCCGTACGCAAGACAAAATAGGAAAAGTGCTTCCTGTTTTAATCACTGTTTACTCCGACAAGTCTTTCGACTTCGTTATCAAGACTCCTCCCGCTGCTGTTCAGTTATTGGAAGCTGCCAAGCTGCAAAGTGGTTCTAAAGAACCTAACCGCAATAAGGTAGGTAAAGTGAACTGGAACCAGGTTGAGGCTATTGCCAAAGACAAAATGCCCGACCTGAATTGTTTTACCCTGGAAAGTGCTATGAAAATGGTGGCTGGTACAGCCCGTAGCATGGGACTTACAGTGGATGGTAAAGCTCCCTGGGAAAATTAA
- the rplA gene encoding 50S ribosomal protein L1 has translation MGIAKKRKAVDAKIDKNKVYSLKEASTIVKDVNTTKFDASVDLHIRLGVDPKKADQAIRGTVTLPHGTGKTKRVLVLCNPDKEADARSAGADFVGLDEFIQKIEGGWVDVDVIVATPSVMPKIGKLGKILGPRNLMPNPKTGTVTNDVAAAVNEVKGGKIAFKVDKAGIIHASIGRVSFSPEKIAANSLELINAIIKAKPSSAKGTYLRSIFMASTMSPSIPVETKSLMN, from the coding sequence ATGGGAATCGCTAAAAAAAGAAAAGCGGTAGACGCTAAAATAGATAAAAACAAAGTGTATTCACTCAAAGAAGCATCTACGATCGTGAAAGATGTGAATACTACCAAATTTGATGCTTCTGTAGACCTGCACATCCGTTTGGGAGTAGATCCCAAAAAGGCCGACCAGGCTATCCGTGGTACCGTTACCCTACCCCATGGCACCGGTAAAACAAAACGTGTACTGGTATTATGCAATCCTGATAAAGAAGCCGATGCAAGATCAGCCGGTGCTGACTTTGTAGGCCTGGATGAATTCATACAAAAAATTGAAGGTGGCTGGGTAGATGTAGATGTGATCGTAGCTACTCCTTCCGTGATGCCCAAGATTGGTAAACTGGGTAAAATACTGGGTCCCCGTAACCTGATGCCAAACCCCAAAACAGGTACAGTTACCAACGATGTAGCTGCTGCTGTAAATGAGGTGAAAGGTGGTAAAATTGCCTTCAAGGTAGATAAAGCAGGTATTATCCATGCTTCTATCGGCCGGGTAAGCTTCAGCCCCGAAAAGATTGCTGCGAACAGCCTGGAGCTGATCAACGCCATCATCAAGGCTAAGCCATCTTCTGCAAAAGGTACCTACTTGAGAAGCATATTCATGGCTAGTACCATGAGTCCTTCTATTCCAGTAGAAACCAAATCTTTAATGAACTAA
- the rplJ gene encoding 50S ribosomal protein L10 — MTKQEKNEVIDALKEKFSQYNNFYITNTESLTVAQVGKLRRICFDKNVEMKVAKNTLIKKALESLDEKRYSGVFESLNGVTAIMFSENAKEPALIISDFRKAGKKDETRPVLKAAFIDGDVFAGDDQLKVLTALKSKNDLIGEIIGLLQSPAKNVISGLNAGGKLASLVKALEDRAQ, encoded by the coding sequence ATGACCAAGCAAGAAAAAAATGAAGTAATTGATGCGTTGAAGGAGAAATTCTCTCAATACAACAACTTCTACATTACCAATACAGAATCTCTCACCGTTGCGCAGGTTGGTAAACTGCGTCGTATTTGTTTCGATAAGAATGTCGAAATGAAAGTGGCTAAGAACACCCTCATCAAAAAAGCACTCGAAAGCCTGGACGAAAAACGTTACTCCGGTGTATTCGAATCTTTGAACGGTGTTACCGCCATCATGTTCAGTGAAAATGCCAAAGAACCAGCCCTTATCATCTCCGATTTCCGCAAAGCAGGAAAGAAAGATGAAACAAGGCCCGTATTGAAAGCTGCGTTCATTGATGGTGATGTATTTGCAGGTGATGATCAACTGAAGGTACTGACTGCTCTGAAAAGCAAAAACGACCTTATCGGCGAAATCATCGGCTTACTGCAATCTCCTGCGAAGAACGTTATCAGCGGCCTGAATGCCGGCGGCAAACTGGCCAGCCTGGTAAAAGCGCTGGAGGACAGGGCTCAGTAA
- the rplL gene encoding 50S ribosomal protein L7/L12: MKAVIKKCKMADLKSFAEQLVNLTVKEVNELAKILKDEYGIEPAAAAVAVAGPAGAAAPAAEEKTSFNVILKNGGANKLNVVKIVKDLTGLGLKEAKDLVDGAPKPVKEGVSKADAEALVAKLKEAGADVEIA; the protein is encoded by the coding sequence ATGAAGGCGGTTATTAAAAAATGTAAAATGGCAGACTTAAAATCATTTGCAGAACAGTTGGTTAACCTGACTGTAAAAGAAGTTAACGAATTAGCTAAGATCCTGAAAGATGAGTACGGTATCGAGCCTGCTGCTGCTGCAGTAGCTGTTGCTGGTCCTGCCGGCGCTGCTGCTCCTGCTGCTGAAGAAAAGACTTCTTTCAACGTTATCCTGAAAAATGGTGGCGCTAACAAACTGAACGTAGTTAAGATCGTTAAAGATCTGACTGGTCTCGGTCTGAAAGAAGCTAAAGATCTGGTAGACGGCGCTCCCAAGCCTGTTAAAGAAGGCGTAAGCAAAGCTGATGCTGAAGCACTGGTTGCTAAGCTGAAAGAAGCAGGTGCTGATGTTGAAATCGCTTAA